CGAATCGAGATCCGGGTGTTTGTCGACGTTCTCGTCGACGTCGAGTTCCGCGGCAAGTTGGCGGAGGAGCGTCGACTTCCCGGCGTTCGTATAGCCCGCCAGCGCGACGAGATCGAACCCCGACTCCCGGCGTTCGTCCCGGCGTTTGGCCTCTTTGTCGGCGATTGCGTCCAACTCGTCTTTGATGTTGGAGATCTGGGATTTGATGTCGCGTTCGCGGCTCTCGTCGTACTCACCGAGCCCCATGAAGCCGGGGCGCTCGTCGCGTTTGGCGAGGCTGGCTTTCGCCGCCGCCCGCGGCAGTTCGTACCGGAGTTCGGCGAGTTCGACCTGTAGTTGGGCCTTCCGAGTGTTGGCCCGCTGGCCGAAGATGTCGAGGATGAGCGTAAAGCGGTCGAGGACGTCGACCTCCGCAGGCAGGGTTTGGCCGATGTTGAACATCTGGAACGGCCCGACCTCGTTGTCGATAATTACCGTGTCGGCGTCCAGTCGCCTGACGAGTCCGGCGAGTTCCTCGACTTTTCCCTCTCCAAAGCAGTAGGCGGGGTCCTCTGTGCGTGTCTGTGTGAGTTCGCCGACGACGGTGTAGCCCGCGGCTGCGGCCAGCTCCCGAAGCTCGGAGAGGTCCGGCGTGCCGCTTTCGACCCGTTTGGCGACGATTGCTTTCATCGTGGCTCCTCGTTGGTCGACTGCAGTCGTGACGGTCGACTGTGATTACTGTACAGTGTGAACCACTTCCATGAGTAGGGTTGGCCCGCCACAGTCAAGAATCCCTCGGCGATCCGGCTCACCGTTATCGTGTTTTGATGTCGTCTTCGTCCTTGATGATCCGCGTTTCGCCCTGCCCGCTGGTTTCCTCGTTGACGAGCTCATAAAACTCGTTTTGGAGGCCGGCGGGGAAGGTAACGACGCCGACCCACGAGCCGTCGGCCTGCCACTCCTCGCGTTCGAGTTCGCCGTACTGGCGGACTTTTGCTTGTGCACTCCCCGCATACTCGGCGGGCAGTTGGGCCGCAATCGTCACCTCGTCGAACCGGATCGGCAACACCGGTCGGAGATCTTCGAGTGCCTCGTCGACCTGCGCCGAGACCGGCTCCATCGGATCGATCCGGAATCCGGCCTCTTCGAGCGCGCGCTCGATCCGCTCGGGCGGATGGGGGGCGTCGTCCATCTGTGGGTTGACCGCGTTGCGCGTGATCGTCGTGATGAGCTGTTTGCGCTTCTGTTCTTGCATCTCACGGCGCTGGTCGGCAGTGATCTGGATCTCCCCGCGTGTGATTACTTCCGGGATGACCTCCATGGGATCGGTGGTTCCGAACACTTCTTCGAGATCGGTCTCGGCCGGGCGGTCGCCGCGCGAGGCGTTCTCGAAGACGTCCTCGGCGGCGATTACGTCCTCGAGTTCGCCGTCGAACTCCTCGCGTTTGATTGCCAGTGCGGCATCCGGGTCGACGAGCACCTCGAAGCGCGCACCGTGGGATTCGAGGCGTGCGGTGACTGCATCCTCAAGCGATATCATACCACAGCGTAGCGCGGCCGGTGGTAAAAACTCTCCCCGACGATGTGGGTGGTCGGCTTCGATTCTCCCACCCCGAGTGGCGCTACGCGAACAGGGCGAGCGGGCTCCGAAGCGCGGCCGCTCGGCGTCGAAAACAGTGATTGTCGACCGGTAGGCAGTGCCTACGCCGCCAGCCACTCGTCGTGGCAGTCGTCGCTACAGAAATGGTGGTGGACGGCGCGACCGTCTTCGATTTCGCTGACGACGCGGTGGCTCGTCGACTGGATGATTTTGCTGCTGCACTGCTCACATTCCGGCGCGTTTTCCTCCGTAACATCCTCGCCAATATCGGACGTGGGATCGACCATACTGCAACGAGAACGGTCTCGCTATGTTAAGGTGTCTACTCGGAGTGAGCAGACTCCTCCGGAACGCCGACCTACAGATCGATTACGTTCGTCCCGTTCGATCAGTGTGTCGACCTCGTCGAGGGCACACGTTGTCGGCCAACGCAGTGTAAGCCGCCGACCGCTCCAGTTGCTCGCACTGGGTGATCATCTGGCCGGCTGTACAGTGGATGACGACAAATAGTTGGTTCCGTGGCAGTTGCTGGCGGTGCTACGCGGTTAGTCGTCTGCGGCTTGTTCGCCGAGATCGCTGATGACATCCTGATCTGTCGGCTGGCGGGCCCTGTACTTCGCGACGAGGCTATCGAGTTCTTCGGGGTCGTCGGCACCCGGAAGCTGCTCAGTCGCGGTTGTGGACTCTCCCTCGACTCCCAGCACGTCGGCGACGTGGTCGGCCGTCGCCTCGGCCATCATTCGGTAGGTTGTCAGCTTGCCGCCGACGACGCTGGCGAAGTTCTCGACGCCGTCTTGCTCGTGGTCGAGCAGGAAGAAGCCGCGCGAGATCCCGCGCTCGTTGCCTTTGCCCGAATCCTTGCTTCCGCGACCTGCTTCGTCGGGCGCGTACAGCGGCCGGACACCCCACCACGTACGATCAATATCGCGGCCTTCGATTGCCGGCATCATGTCTGCACACTCCTCGAACATCTTTTGAACCTCCCACTGTTCTTCATCGAACTCGTCGGGGTCGTCGAC
This sequence is a window from Halohasta litchfieldiae. Protein-coding genes within it:
- the hflX gene encoding GTPase HflX encodes the protein MKAIVAKRVESGTPDLSELRELAAAAGYTVVGELTQTRTEDPAYCFGEGKVEELAGLVRRLDADTVIIDNEVGPFQMFNIGQTLPAEVDVLDRFTLILDIFGQRANTRKAQLQVELAELRYELPRAAAKASLAKRDERPGFMGLGEYDESRERDIKSQISNIKDELDAIADKEAKRRDERRESGFDLVALAGYTNAGKSTLLRQLAAELDVDENVDKHPDLDSVAESQDMLFTTLGTTTRRAELDRREILLTDTVGFISNLPHWLVESFQSTLESVYRADLVLLVVDASEPVKEMREKLVTSRDTLHERNEAPILTVFNKVDLLSAEELDEKKSALSGIAPNPIPVSGRTGKNIETLRRRVEAELPDWKHERLLVPITDETMSLVSWVHDHAHVETESYEADQVLLEFDARPSIIEQARAKAAALSPVEST
- a CDS encoding DUF7576 family protein yields the protein MVDPTSDIGEDVTEENAPECEQCSSKIIQSTSHRVVSEIEDGRAVHHHFCSDDCHDEWLAA
- a CDS encoding ribosome assembly factor SBDS, whose translation is MISLEDAVTARLESHGARFEVLVDPDAALAIKREEFDGELEDVIAAEDVFENASRGDRPAETDLEEVFGTTDPMEVIPEVITRGEIQITADQRREMQEQKRKQLITTITRNAVNPQMDDAPHPPERIERALEEAGFRIDPMEPVSAQVDEALEDLRPVLPIRFDEVTIAAQLPAEYAGSAQAKVRQYGELEREEWQADGSWVGVVTFPAGLQNEFYELVNEETSGQGETRIIKDEDDIKTR